CGAAGGAGTCTGACGACCTGATCGTTGAAGAGTTTCACGTCCAGCGCGCCCAGGCATTCGAAATCAAAGCTGCCGTCCGGATGCTTGGGCGTGTCATCGCGGTCGACGTAGTAATCGTCGATCGATATGTTGATCGGCTCGATGCCGTGGGTCTTGAGATGTATGGCGAGCCTCTTGGAGAACGTGGTCTTGCCCGAACCGGAAGGCCCCGCGATGAGCACGAGCTTCTTGTCCGGCATGGAGGCGATCTGCTCCGCGATCTTGGCTATCTTCCTCTCGTGCAGCGCCTCCGCCACCTTGACGAAATCCGCGACCGCGCCGCCCTTGCACGCCTCGTTGAGGTCGGCCACGTTGTTTGTGCCTATGAGCTCGTTCCACTTCTTCGCCTCGATGTAGGTCGAGAAGAGCTTGGTCTCGGGCCTCAGGTCGGTCTGGATGGAGCCGGTCTCATCCGGGAAGTCCAGGACCAGGCCATGCTCATACTGCCTCACTCCGAAATTCTCCACGAGGCCGGTGCGATGTGCGAACGGCCCGTGGGCGTAACCGCTGTAGCCCTTGAGCGTGATGAGCGGCACCTCGGACTGGCGGTGCTGCCACAGGAGCTTGACCACCGACTGATCGCCCTTCTTGTTGAACCTGTCGATCGCGTCCTCCACCGTGGTCCACTCCGGCTCCACCGATATGTCCGCCGAGACGATCTCCTTCATCTTCGACTCGATATCGGAGACCAGTTTTGCATCGACCATTCTGCCGCGTATCTCGAAAAAGTAGCCGTTCGCTATGGACTGGCCGACCACCGCCCACGCCTTTGGGTCGATGTCCGACAAGGCGGCGTACAAGATGGTCGAAGCGGTGCGGCGGTAGATGTCCATCCCTTCTCGACGGGAGATGTCGATGGTCTTGATCGTGGCCGGGCTGTTCAGCTTGTAATAGAGTCCGTCGATGCGGTTGTTGATGACGGCGCCGAGGGGTGCGAACTTTCCATGATGCCCGGCCTGGGAAAGGATATCGCAGATGCGCGTGCCGGCGGGGACGGACAGCTTCGTCCCGTTCATCTCTACATTGATCATTTTTGACATAGATCATCCTCGCTCTGGCCTGATCTATTACCAGATGCGAGGATGCAGGTAAAGCTTGCAGGGGATGGGTCCGGTGGAGCCGATCAGCTGCCGCTGATCCTCTTCAGCGCAAGGAGCGCCGCCTTTCGCACCTTCTCGTCCTTGTCCTTGGATGCGCGCTTGAGATCGGCTATGGCCGACTTAGCCTCAGGTCCGATGTCCCACAGATAGATCGCAGCGGCCATCCTGATCGCCGCGTCTTTGTGTCTGAGCGCCTTTTTGAGCTCAGGGATCAGCCTGTCCGCTCCGATCCTCTTGATGGCCAGATCGACCGCCTTCCGCACCTTCTCGTCCTTGTCCTGCCTTGCCGCAAGCAGCGACGGGATGGCGGCGCCGGCCTCCTCCCCGATGTCCCACATGTAGATCGCCGCGGCCAACCTTATCTTCGGGTCCTCATTGGAGATCGACTTGATCAGACCCTTGACCAGTTTCTTGCGCGAGATCCCCCTTATGCACTGGTCGGCATATTTCTTGAGCGTCTCGTCGGAATCCGTCCGCGCAGCCAGAAGCTGCGGGAGCACGGCAGCGGCGGCATCGCCGGCCCTGCCGAGCAGAAAGGCGGCCGCCCTCCTTATCCTCTGGTCTTTGTGCGACAGAAGCATGCCGAGCATGCCGGCCGCTGCGCCGACCTTTTTTCCCAACCCGGTCAGCGCAAGCAGGGCCGCCTTGCACAGGGGCTCCTTGCCGGACGTCAGCGCGACTGCCAAGGCGATGACAGCGTCTTCGCTAGAACTCACCGCGGCCAGCGCGGTCGCGGCCTTGGCCGCGAAGTCCGGATCAGCGTCGCCCATGGCGTTGACCAGGGCCTTCTTCGCCTTCTTGCCCATCTTGATCAGTGTCCCCACCGCCGCGCTCTTCTCCTTCGCATCGCCGCCGACGGCGCGTTCGATCAGGCTGCGTATCTTGTCGTCGACCTCAGGTTTCGGTTCCTCTGCCGCAGGTTCCTCGACAGCCGGCATCTCTACGGTTGGTTCCTTTGCCGTCGGTTTCTCTACAGCCGGTTCCTCGACAGCCGGCGCTTCCGCAGGCGCGCCGATCTTTTCAAGGGCGGCAAGGGCCACTTTCTTGAGCTTGGCATCCCCGGCTTTTGCCGCCTGTTGTAAGTCCGGTATCGCGTCCTTCGCAGCTCCGCCCATCTCTCCCAACACATCCGCCGCCATTATCCTGCGGTCCGTTTCTCCGACCGAAACTATGGTGCAGAGAGTCGGCAGTGCGCTCTCCGCTCCGCCGCCCATCTCCGCGAGCAATTTTGCCGCAGCCCTCGCGAGCTCCGCGTCTTTGTCCGTCATCGCGAGGAGCAGGGCCGGTATCAGCATGGCCTTGTCGATCTGCCCGAGGGCCTGTTCGGCGTCGGCCCTTATCGAGTTCGACTGATCTGAAAGCGCCGTGAGCAGCGCAGGCACGCACTTAGCATACGTCATGCCGATCTTGCTTATCGCCCAGACCGCGCTCGCCCTCACCGTCTTATCAGGATCGCTCGTTATCAGCCCGAAGAGCAGGGAGCCGGCTTCGAGCGCTTCAGGACCTACCATGCCCAGCGCATGCGCCGCAGCCAACCTGAGGCCGGCGTCTTTGGAGTTGAGGGCTTCCATCAACGCGGGGACCGCCGTCTTTGCGGCAGGGCCGAACAGGGCCAGCGACCTGACGCATGATTTTGCAATCGCCTTGTCCTTCTCCTTCATACAGCCTTCGAGGATGGGGACCATGTATGTCGCCTGCTCGCCTATTTCCTTGAATGAATCGTACGCCTTGTCAGGATCGATCATGAGGAGCGCCAGCGTCGAGGCCTCGATCAGTTTCGTATCGCCGCTGTAAAGACCTTCTTCGACGGCGGCAAAGGCAGCCTTCGCCTTGACCCCTATTCGCCCGAGCGCCCACGTCGCGACGATCTTGAGCTCCAGATCATCGCCCTTGAGCGCCTGAATGAGATCGGGCACGGCGCGTTTCGCGTTCGCTCCCAGAGAACCGAGCGCCTTCGCAGCGGATACGGCAAAATCCTTTTCGCTCAGCAAGGACCTGAAGGCAGGCAGAGATTTTCTGTCTCCCAGCTTGCCGAGCGCCTCGATCGAGATCTTTCTGAGGTCGACGTTTTCGTCCTTATTCTTCACTATCTCGCGAAGCGGTTCTATCGCCTCGATTGCGCCCATGTTGCCGAGCAGCAGGGCCGCTGCCCTCCTCACCCCAGGCGTCTCGGATTCCAGGAGGCTCAAAAACGCCGCGACCGCCTCGTCGGTATTCTGTCTGCTCAGCTCCACCAGGGATTCCTTGGTCCCTATCTGGGCCAGCGCATATGCGGCCTCTTCGCGGACGCTCAAGTCCTCGTGCTTCATGGCCTTGATGAGATCCGGGATTGCCGCATGCGCCTCTTTCCCCATCCTTCCCAATGCGCCTGCGGCATACGCACGCTTCGTCGCATCCTCGCCGTTCTCGCCGTTGAGTATCTGGATCAGCGTCAGGACGATCATCTTCGAATCGACATTCAGCATGGCGAAGGCATTTTTGAGCGCTTTCCAGAGAACCGGGTCTTGGCTATGGGCGGCCAGAACAAGATCGTATACCGCCTCCTTAGCACCCATCCTGCCAAGAGCCTCCGCAGCATACGGCCTGAGGCTCTCTTGCTCGTCATTGAGCACGCTGATGAGCGCGATCGCCGCCTTCTCCTTCCGACCTATCATGCCGAGCGCCTTGGCGGCCTCTATCCTGGCCTGATGGACCAGCTCATCGTCACCGCCGGACTTGGCTGCGCGCATCAGGCACTCGATGAGCGCGGGCACGGCGTCCTTAGCCTTCGCTCCCATGCCGCCCAGTACAGCCGCTGCCCTGGCTGCAGTCTCAGGCTGCCCCTTGGAGACCATCAATGAAAACGCGGGGACGGCCTCGACGGCGGCAGAACCCATATTCAGGAGTTCGTCCCTGACCGCCCTCCTCTGATTCTTATCGGCCTTGAGCTGGATGACATAAAAGTCGCTCAGCCACTTTGCCCTGAAGTGCAGCGGCCTCCCGCCGTCCTTGCCTACGAGTTCGTCCAGAAAACCCCGCGAGAGATCGAACTTTTTTTCGAGCCGTTCGTACTCGTCCACGGTGACAAAGGCATCCGTCCCGCTGCCCAGCGCCCCCTGCAGGGCCTTG
The DNA window shown above is from bacterium and carries:
- a CDS encoding nucleoside kinase, with product MSKMINVEMNGTKLSVPAGTRICDILSQAGHHGKFAPLGAVINNRIDGLYYKLNSPATIKTIDISRREGMDIYRRTASTILYAALSDIDPKAWAVVGQSIANGYFFEIRGRMVDAKLVSDIESKMKEIVSADISVEPEWTTVEDAIDRFNKKGDQSVVKLLWQHRQSEVPLITLKGYSGYAHGPFAHRTGLVENFGVRQYEHGLVLDFPDETGSIQTDLRPETKLFSTYIEAKKWNELIGTNNVADLNEACKGGAVADFVKVAEALHERKIAKIAEQIASMPDKKLVLIAGPSGSGKTTFSKRLAIHLKTHGIEPINISIDDYYVDRDDTPKHPDGSFDFECLGALDVKLFNDQVVRLLRGEEVRAPHFSFPLGKRDPIRKRRIRLGKGQVLMTEGIHGLNDALTPNVPAHNKFKIYVSALTQVCLDDHNRIFTTDTRLCRRLVRDRLFRGTKAEETIARWHSVRAGEWRYIFPYQENADVIFNSALAYEHSLLKPYAERYLAEVPRDHESFMEASRLVRFFSFFTPVLEMEVPGNSILREFIGKSAFKYG
- a CDS encoding HEAT repeat domain-containing protein, with product MSDAKIAKKVLGEFADDLDRLTDIECLQFVKEKDLDAAQCKALQGALGSGTDAFVTVDEYERLEKKFDLSRGFLDELVGKDGGRPLHFRAKWLSDFYVIQLKADKNQRRAVRDELLNMGSAAVEAVPAFSLMVSKGQPETAARAAAVLGGMGAKAKDAVPALIECLMRAAKSGGDDELVHQARIEAAKALGMIGRKEKAAIALISVLNDEQESLRPYAAEALGRMGAKEAVYDLVLAAHSQDPVLWKALKNAFAMLNVDSKMIVLTLIQILNGENGEDATKRAYAAGALGRMGKEAHAAIPDLIKAMKHEDLSVREEAAYALAQIGTKESLVELSRQNTDEAVAAFLSLLESETPGVRRAAALLLGNMGAIEAIEPLREIVKNKDENVDLRKISIEALGKLGDRKSLPAFRSLLSEKDFAVSAAKALGSLGANAKRAVPDLIQALKGDDLELKIVATWALGRIGVKAKAAFAAVEEGLYSGDTKLIEASTLALLMIDPDKAYDSFKEIGEQATYMVPILEGCMKEKDKAIAKSCVRSLALFGPAAKTAVPALMEALNSKDAGLRLAAAHALGMVGPEALEAGSLLFGLITSDPDKTVRASAVWAISKIGMTYAKCVPALLTALSDQSNSIRADAEQALGQIDKAMLIPALLLAMTDKDAELARAAAKLLAEMGGGAESALPTLCTIVSVGETDRRIMAADVLGEMGGAAKDAIPDLQQAAKAGDAKLKKVALAALEKIGAPAEAPAVEEPAVEKPTAKEPTVEMPAVEEPAAEEPKPEVDDKIRSLIERAVGGDAKEKSAAVGTLIKMGKKAKKALVNAMGDADPDFAAKAATALAAVSSSEDAVIALAVALTSGKEPLCKAALLALTGLGKKVGAAAGMLGMLLSHKDQRIRRAAAFLLGRAGDAAAAVLPQLLAARTDSDETLKKYADQCIRGISRKKLVKGLIKSISNEDPKIRLAAAIYMWDIGEEAGAAIPSLLAARQDKDEKVRKAVDLAIKRIGADRLIPELKKALRHKDAAIRMAAAIYLWDIGPEAKSAIADLKRASKDKDEKVRKAALLALKRISGS